The region GGGATCGCGGGGACTCAAGCGCCTGCAATCCATTCTCGAAAACTCCGTGAGTCAGTATGTGTTTCAACTGTCTTCGCGGCCGATGCTCCTTGTGCGCGATGACATCTACGTCAAGAAAATCAACCGCATCATGGTGGCACTCAATAATTCTGCTGCAGCCAAAGCCTCCTTGGACTTAGCAGTGCGCCTCATAGAGGGGGTCAAGGGCGGCAAACTCATTCTTGCCCACGTCAATCCCGACCTCAAGGGTCATGCCGATACCCCCAGCAGTGCTGCCGAAAAAGACCCGCTTCTTGCCGAAGCTGCAACGGTAGCTAAGCAGCGGGGTGTGGAATACCAGTGTGTCCTGACCACCGGCAAACCCGCTGAAGAAATCTGCCGCATTGCTGCTGATACCAATGCCGATCTCCTGGTTCTGGGTTCCCCGGATCGGCGGCCCTCGATCGCTCGCAGTTTACCCGACTTGGATCGCCTTTTGGGCACCTCCCTTTCTGACTATGTCCGGGTCTATGCCGAGTGTCCCGTGCTCTTTGTGCGACAATCGGAGGCGTAGACTGGTCTAGCGGCGGTGACCTTTTTCGATAATTTGCGCTGGCAGAGCGATCGCCAGTGGCAACAAGTGCGTGAAACCCTTGAGTACACCTTTCTCCAACTCTTCCGCCAGCAAACGGAGCCATTTTGGCAAGACTCCCCCTCCCTAGAGGCATGGCTGCGCTGGTTCCTTCAGGGGGTCTTGCTGATGGGCCTCGGCGGAGGCCTCTATTTCCTAGGACGCAGCCTCTGGCGATGGTGGCAACGACGATCCCGCTCCTCCTCACCAACAGCACTTTCTACCCTTGGCGAGCGACCCCGACCCGTGCGGGAATGGCTGGAACTTGCCCAAAACCTAGAATGGGCGGGGGACTATAGGGGGGCCTGCCGGGCCCTTTACATGGCCTTGCTGTATCGGTTGCAGGCGGCAGGCTGGCTGCGGCTGCAGACCCACTGGACCAATGACGACTACCTGAGGGAATTGCAGCGGCTCTTTCAACTGGGGGAGCGATCGCCAACGGTAGGGCGGAGCATCCAGCACCTCTTTCAAGTTCACAGTCGCACTTACTATGGCGCCGAGCCAGTGGATGCCCAAACCCTAGCCAGCTGTCAAGCAGCCTATTTTGAGGTGGAACCCTTCCTGCAGGAGACCCAGCAATGATCGCGCTCAAGCGTCGGCAGGGGTTTTTCCTTGGCTTCGCTGTCCTGGTGCTGTTGGTGATCGGCCTCCTGATTGCGGCGGTGGCTCCCAGTCGCCGTGCTGGCTCCTCCTTTGATTCCTCCCCTTGGGGCACGCAGCAGTTTTATACCTACTTAAAGCAGCAGGGGTTGCGAGTGGAGCGCTGGCAGCATCACTATAGCAACCTCAAGGGCAAAGGGCACATTCTCATTCAAATCAGTGGTCGTCCCATCGGTTGGCCACCGTCCCTGGTGGCGTGGCTGGCTCAGGGCAATACGCTGGTGCGCTTTTACGGGCACGGTGAACCCACAGCAGCCCCCTTTGAGACACGGCTCTCAATGCCCCAGGGAACTGTCTTGATTGAAACCCGCCGCCGCATGCCTTTCCGGCAGGGCGATCGCTCCCTCCTCAAGGATGATTACGGTTTGATTGTCTATCTCAGACACTCTCATACTCCCCATAACCATGAACAGCGCATCCTTGGCGTCTATCCCTGGTTGGTGGCCAATGCCTATGGCAGTGAAACAGGTCTTGCCAACTTTGCGGTTGTCGCTCAGCTCTTGCAGGAGGTGGCCGAACCGGGAACAACACTATACTTTGATGAATGGCTCCACGGCTACCGCCAACCCACTGCAGAGGATGCGCTTAGGGAGAGGGTACCGCAAACCCTCTTCGAGTACTTCAGTCGCACCCCTTGGTTGGCGGTGGGGTTGCAGTTTGGCCTCTTGCTCCTCTTTTTGCTATGGCAGCAAAGTCAGCGTTTTGGGCCACCTCTGCTGGAAAAGGAACCGGTCACCAGTAATAGTGCTGCCTATATTGAAGCCCTCGCAGGGGTTCTTCAGCGGGCACAGCAGCGGCAGTTTGTCCTAGAACAGCTTCAAGATCGCTTTCGCTACGACTTAGCTCGGCAACTCGGCCTTGCCACCCGTCCCCACCATCTACCTCAAGATTCTGAACTCCTTCAAGGATGGCAGAGGGCAACGGGGCGATCGCCTGACTGCCTTCAAGACCTCCTCCGGATCCGCCCTAGCATTGATGATGCTCAGTTGCTCAGGTGGTTAGAGCAGGCTGCGAGTGTCCTACAAACTCTGAAAACGGTTGTTTGATGACCTAGCCCTTTGGCTTTGTCTTCACAGACACTGGCCCATAGACAAGGGTTTGACAAGCCAAACGATAATTCTCGGGCTTGCGGCGGAGCTTGCGCTCTTCCACGGGGGTACGGGGTGAGAGGTGTTCCATGCCTTCAACAATCTCAACAATACAGGTGCCACACTGCCCATAGCCCCCACAATTAAAGAGCTTGCCCTTAAGGGTGTAGAGGTCAACCCCCGCTTCCATTGCTTTTAAGCGCAGATTCGCACCGTTGGCAGCAACAATTTCTTTGTTTTCGTTAACAAACTTAATATTTGTGCCCACGAATTCAGCTTTGCTTGCCATAGGAACCTACGCTAGTTACCATTCTTAATACATTCTCATTTTGGCAGAAAAACTGCCCAACCGTAGCTGAAGTTACGGGTAAATTGGCCGTTAAACTCTTAGTAGGGAAGCGGTTGTTACCGTGATCCGGCTGCTTAATAAAATTTGTTCATGCAAACGCTAAATTTTTGTATAGGAGGAGCGTAGTCAATGGGACTACCCTGGTACCGAGTCCACACTGTCCTGATCAATGATCCAGGGCGGTTGATTGCGGCCCACCTGATGCACACGGCACTGGTCGCCGGTTGGGCAGGGTCGATGGCTCTTTATGAGCTTGCTACTTTTGATCCCAGTGATCCCGTTCTCAACCCAATGTGGCGGCAGGGAATGTTTGTGCTGCCCTTTATGGCACGGTTGGGGGTCACGGGGTCTTGGAGCGGTTGGAGCATTACTGGCGAAACGGGGATTGACCCCGGCTTTTGGAGCTTTGAGGGGGTTGCCCTAGCCCACATCGTCCTGTCGGGTCTGTTATTCTTGGCGGCCTGTTGGCATTGGGTCTATTGGGATCTCGAACTCTTCCGTGATCCTCGCACCGGTGAGCCTGCCCTCGATTTGCCGAAAATGTTCGGGATTCACCTCTTCCTTGCGGGTCTGCTCTGCTTTGGCTTTGGCGCTTTTCACCTGACGGGTCTCTTTGGCCCTGGAATGTGGGTTTCTGACCCCTACGGCTTGACGGGCAGTGTCCAGCCTGTTGCCCCCGAATGGGGACCCGATGGCTTTAACCCCTACAACCCCGGTGGTGTTGTGGCTCACCATATCGCCGCAGGCATTGTCGGTATTATTGCTGGTCTCTTTCACATACTGGTGCGTCCACCCCAGCGGCTTTACAAAGCTCTGCGCATGGGGAATATCGAAACCGTGCTCTCCAGCAGTATTGCTGCCGTCTTCTTTGCTGCCTTTGTCGTTGCTGGCACGATGTGGTATGGCAGTGCCACCACACCCATTGAACTCTTTGGGCCAACTCGCTATCAGTGGGATAGTAGCTACTTCCAACAGGAAATTAACCGGCGCGTGCAGGCCTCCCTCGCCAGTGGCGCCACCCTGGAAGAGGCTTGGTCGGCTATTCCAGAGAAACTGGCCTTCTACGATTACATTGGCAATAACCCCGCTAAAGGGGGTCTGTTCCGTACTGGCCCGATGAATAAAGGGGATGGAATTGCCCAAGCTTGGAAAGGCCATGCCGTCTTCCGCAACAAAGAGGGTGAAGAACTCTTTGTCCGTCGGATGCCTGCCTTCTTTGAAAGCTTCCCCGTCATCCTCACCGATAAGAATGGCGTTGTCAAAGCCGACATTCCCTTCCGGCGTGCGGAGTCGAAGTATAGCTTTGAGCAACAGGGGGTTACCGTCAGCTTCTACGGTG is a window of Thermosynechococcus vestitus BP-1 DNA encoding:
- a CDS encoding DUF4129 domain-containing protein gives rise to the protein MTFFDNLRWQSDRQWQQVRETLEYTFLQLFRQQTEPFWQDSPSLEAWLRWFLQGVLLMGLGGGLYFLGRSLWRWWQRRSRSSSPTALSTLGERPRPVREWLELAQNLEWAGDYRGACRALYMALLYRLQAAGWLRLQTHWTNDDYLRELQRLFQLGERSPTVGRSIQHLFQVHSRTYYGAEPVDAQTLASCQAAYFEVEPFLQETQQ
- a CDS encoding DUF4350 domain-containing protein, which produces MIALKRRQGFFLGFAVLVLLVIGLLIAAVAPSRRAGSSFDSSPWGTQQFYTYLKQQGLRVERWQHHYSNLKGKGHILIQISGRPIGWPPSLVAWLAQGNTLVRFYGHGEPTAAPFETRLSMPQGTVLIETRRRMPFRQGDRSLLKDDYGLIVYLRHSHTPHNHEQRILGVYPWLVANAYGSETGLANFAVVAQLLQEVAEPGTTLYFDEWLHGYRQPTAEDALRERVPQTLFEYFSRTPWLAVGLQFGLLLLFLLWQQSQRFGPPLLEKEPVTSNSAAYIEALAGVLQRAQQRQFVLEQLQDRFRYDLARQLGLATRPHHLPQDSELLQGWQRATGRSPDCLQDLLRIRPSIDDAQLLRWLEQAASVLQTLKTVV
- the psbB gene encoding photosystem II chlorophyll-binding protein CP47; protein product: MGLPWYRVHTVLINDPGRLIAAHLMHTALVAGWAGSMALYELATFDPSDPVLNPMWRQGMFVLPFMARLGVTGSWSGWSITGETGIDPGFWSFEGVALAHIVLSGLLFLAACWHWVYWDLELFRDPRTGEPALDLPKMFGIHLFLAGLLCFGFGAFHLTGLFGPGMWVSDPYGLTGSVQPVAPEWGPDGFNPYNPGGVVAHHIAAGIVGIIAGLFHILVRPPQRLYKALRMGNIETVLSSSIAAVFFAAFVVAGTMWYGSATTPIELFGPTRYQWDSSYFQQEINRRVQASLASGATLEEAWSAIPEKLAFYDYIGNNPAKGGLFRTGPMNKGDGIAQAWKGHAVFRNKEGEELFVRRMPAFFESFPVILTDKNGVVKADIPFRRAESKYSFEQQGVTVSFYGGELNGQTFTDPPTVKSYARKAIFGEIFEFDTETLNSDGIFRTSPRGWFTFAHAVFALLFFFGHIWHGARTLFRDVFSGIDPELSPEQVEWGFYQKVGDVTTRRKEAV
- a CDS encoding universal stress protein yields the protein MIENILLADSGTGQSEQMLKSLMELPAIQRAAVTVLHVIPPKITAEEMAEQRQAGAKLLAEAVARLHLDPVISVNTMLREGDPKDTVLHVADEINADLIIMGSRGLKRLQSILENSVSQYVFQLSSRPMLLVRDDIYVKKINRIMVALNNSAAAKASLDLAVRLIEGVKGGKLILAHVNPDLKGHADTPSSAAEKDPLLAEAATVAKQRGVEYQCVLTTGKPAEEICRIAADTNADLLVLGSPDRRPSIARSLPDLDRLLGTSLSDYVRVYAECPVLFVRQSEA
- a CDS encoding 2Fe-2S iron-sulfur cluster-binding protein; this translates as MASKAEFVGTNIKFVNENKEIVAANGANLRLKAMEAGVDLYTLKGKLFNCGGYGQCGTCIVEIVEGMEHLSPRTPVEERKLRRKPENYRLACQTLVYGPVSVKTKPKG